One Acinetobacter colistiniresistens DNA segment encodes these proteins:
- the mdcE gene encoding biotin-independent malonate decarboxylase subunit gamma, with protein sequence MNTAVVQASSRGRNWFNALTQQFDLIETKIDSLLIADGQWAGLAVRVFAIVTDEHNAYPRARQGEVGLLEGWSLAQAIDEVIQADQNQSEKRSILCIVDVPSQAYGRREEVLGIHQALAAAVDRYVTARLAGHPVISLLVGKSMSGAFLAHGYQANRILALKDQGVMVHAMGKESAARVTLRTVEELEALAAEIPPMAYDIESYSTLGLLSGVLQVEDAEQPTLADVSTVKNAVLEAIQEVQQQGVVNLKHRLNGENRRASKQVREQLREQWT encoded by the coding sequence ATGAATACAGCAGTTGTTCAAGCTTCCTCACGAGGACGGAACTGGTTTAATGCCTTAACTCAACAATTTGATTTAATCGAAACCAAGATTGACTCTTTATTGATTGCAGATGGTCAATGGGCTGGTCTGGCCGTTCGCGTTTTTGCCATTGTTACAGATGAACATAATGCTTATCCACGTGCACGACAGGGTGAGGTTGGTTTATTAGAAGGATGGTCACTGGCACAAGCAATTGATGAAGTTATTCAGGCCGATCAAAACCAATCAGAGAAACGCAGCATTTTATGTATTGTTGATGTGCCAAGTCAGGCTTATGGGCGTCGAGAAGAAGTACTTGGGATTCATCAGGCGCTTGCAGCTGCTGTCGACCGTTATGTCACAGCTCGTTTAGCCGGTCATCCTGTTATTAGCTTGTTAGTGGGTAAGTCGATGTCTGGTGCCTTTTTAGCACATGGTTATCAAGCGAATCGTATTTTGGCCCTTAAAGACCAAGGAGTCATGGTACATGCAATGGGGAAAGAGTCTGCTGCTCGTGTCACGCTTAGAACGGTGGAAGAACTAGAGGCGCTGGCAGCCGAAATTCCACCGATGGCCTATGATATTGAAAGCTATAGCACTTTAGGTTTGTTATCTGGTGTGCTTCAGGTTGAAGATGCTGAGCAGCCGACCTTGGCAGATGTAAGTACTGTGAAAAATGCAGTATTAGAGGCAATCCAAGAGGTTCAACAGCAAGGTGTGGTGAATTTAAAACATCGTCTCAATGGTGAAAATCGCCGGGCCTCAAAACAGGTACGTGAACAATTACGTGAGCAATGGACATAA
- the madL gene encoding malonate transporter subunit MadL, translating to MIIYGVGLLALCTLVGVIIGDALGVLLGVPSNVGGVGIAMILLICIRLWMDKRGLMHVDTEKGVVFWGMMYIPVVVAMAAQQNVVSAITSGHMAVLAAIFSVAVCTVTIAALSRYKKGTPLPKEEISTLTSVGGKAHG from the coding sequence ATGATTATATATGGCGTTGGTTTGCTTGCCTTATGTACGCTGGTAGGCGTCATTATTGGTGATGCTTTAGGTGTTCTGTTAGGTGTGCCGTCGAATGTTGGCGGCGTTGGTATTGCAATGATCTTGCTCATTTGTATCCGTTTATGGATGGATAAACGTGGTTTGATGCATGTAGATACAGAAAAAGGTGTGGTCTTTTGGGGCATGATGTATATCCCTGTCGTCGTGGCTATGGCAGCACAACAGAATGTTGTTTCTGCGATTACCAGTGGACATATGGCAGTTTTAGCCGCCATTTTTTCTGTGGCCGTATGTACTGTCACCATTGCCGCATTGAGTCGTTATAAAAAAGGAACCCCTTTACCTAAAGAAGAAATAAGTACGTTGACAAGTGTAGGAGGCAAAGCTCATGGTTGA
- a CDS encoding triphosphoribosyl-dephospho-CoA synthase, translating into MNALLKTTGFNTAEFLADMAVQALIDEVNLTPKPALVDQRGSGAHDDLSLELMELSAQCLFPMFKAMAEAAELHGDVCTALREDIGQLGRYGEHRMLQVTQGVNTHRGAIWSIGLVVTSAALTLLNQQRCTVEGLCKTASELARIEDQFVPKQLHTHGQQARQKFGVNGAKQQAQQGFPVITQYGLAQLHRSRVRGIPESLARLDALLAMMGQLTDTCVIHRAGLEGLHKMQVGAQHVLALGGCSTAQGQQRLSQLEQDLLTIRASAGGAADLLATLLFLDSIEKHHWKSS; encoded by the coding sequence ATGAACGCACTCTTAAAGACAACGGGCTTTAACACAGCAGAGTTTCTGGCAGATATGGCCGTGCAAGCCTTAATTGATGAAGTCAATTTAACTCCAAAACCGGCTTTGGTTGATCAACGTGGAAGCGGTGCACATGATGATTTAAGCCTTGAGTTAATGGAACTTTCTGCCCAGTGCTTATTTCCAATGTTTAAAGCGATGGCAGAAGCTGCTGAACTGCATGGAGATGTTTGTACTGCACTGAGAGAAGATATAGGGCAGCTTGGCCGATACGGCGAGCATCGTATGTTGCAAGTCACTCAGGGAGTGAATACACATCGTGGTGCGATTTGGTCAATTGGCCTAGTCGTGACATCTGCCGCATTAACACTTTTAAATCAGCAAAGATGCACTGTTGAAGGGTTGTGCAAAACTGCCAGTGAGTTGGCACGCATTGAAGACCAGTTCGTGCCAAAACAACTGCATACACATGGGCAGCAAGCGAGGCAAAAATTTGGAGTCAATGGGGCAAAGCAACAGGCACAGCAAGGCTTCCCTGTTATAACCCAATATGGCTTAGCTCAACTACACCGTAGTCGGGTGCGTGGAATACCTGAATCTTTAGCCCGTTTAGATGCACTTTTGGCAATGATGGGGCAACTCACAGATACCTGTGTGATTCATCGAGCTGGATTAGAGGGTTTACATAAAATGCAGGTAGGTGCTCAACATGTTTTGGCACTCGGAGGCTGTTCAACAGCGCAAGGACAGCAACGCTTGTCACAACTCGAACAGGACTTATTGACAATTCGAGCTTCTGCAGGTGGTGCAGCAGATTTGCTAGCCACGCTCTTGTTCCTCGATAGCATAGAAAAACATCACTGGAAATCATCTTAG
- a CDS encoding DUF4377 domain-containing protein, protein MKKFLYITVLALALVACSKEANKSTETQAATEDKTVVAQTPNRISYLEISPKTVKCDAGAAQLDCLQVKKVEYKDGKKTYLSQDWENFYTEIEGFNHNNNEQVFIKVKEFDIPNPPADGSSIRYVLDEVIEQTPSK, encoded by the coding sequence ATGAAAAAATTTTTATATATTACAGTACTGGCTTTAGCATTAGTTGCATGTTCTAAAGAAGCAAACAAGTCTACAGAAACTCAGGCTGCAACTGAAGACAAAACCGTTGTCGCACAAACTCCAAATAGAATCTCATATCTTGAAATTTCCCCTAAAACCGTAAAATGTGATGCTGGGGCGGCTCAACTTGATTGCTTGCAAGTAAAAAAAGTCGAATATAAAGATGGGAAAAAAACCTATTTGAGTCAAGATTGGGAAAACTTCTACACTGAAATTGAAGGATTTAATCACAACAATAATGAGCAGGTTTTCATCAAAGTAAAAGAATTTGATATTCCGAATCCACCTGCAGATGGATCAAGCATTCGCTATGTGCTTGACGAAGTTATCGAGCAAACTCCAAGTAAATAG
- the mdcA gene encoding malonate decarboxylase subunit alpha, translating to MEGCVQNKANLWTKRRHAKQLKLEQARKHTDGVVIPRQNIIQVLETLISSGDKVVLEGNNQKQADFLSRALAQVNPKMLHDLHMIMPSIGRPEHLDLFEKGIARKLDFSFAGTQSLRISQLLEDGLLEIGAIHTYIELYSRLLVDLIPNVVLSAGFMADRHGNIYTGPSTEDSPALIEPAAFSDGIVIVQVNELVDDVQDLPRVDIPASWVDFVVVADKPFYIEPLFTRDPKHIKPVHVLMAMMAIRGIYERHQVQSLNHGIGFNTAAIELILPTYGESLGLKGKICRNWTLNPHPTLIPAIETGWVESVHCFGTELGMEKYIAARPDIFFTGRDGSLRSNRMMCQLAGQYAVDLFIGATLQVDGSGHSSTVTKGRLAGFGGAPNMGHDPRGRRHATPAWLDMRIESQNETDTYLARGKKLVVQMVETFQEGGKPTFVDRLDAVDVAKKAGMPLAPIMIYGDDVTHLLTEEGIAYLYKARSLEERQAMIAAVAGVTDIGLNHDPKKTEQLRQEGLVVFPEDLGIRRTDATRELLAAKNIADLVTWSDGLYQPPAKFRSW from the coding sequence ATGGAAGGTTGTGTTCAGAACAAAGCAAATCTATGGACAAAACGTCGACATGCGAAACAATTGAAATTAGAACAGGCGCGTAAACATACTGATGGTGTGGTCATTCCTAGACAGAATATTATTCAAGTTTTGGAAACATTGATTAGCTCAGGTGATAAGGTCGTTCTTGAAGGAAACAATCAAAAACAAGCTGACTTTCTATCCCGTGCGCTTGCACAAGTAAATCCCAAAATGCTTCATGATTTACATATGATTATGCCAAGCATTGGACGTCCTGAACATCTAGATCTGTTTGAAAAAGGCATTGCACGTAAACTTGATTTTTCCTTTGCAGGTACACAAAGTTTACGCATTAGCCAACTACTCGAGGATGGATTACTTGAGATTGGCGCGATTCATACCTATATCGAACTGTATTCACGTTTGTTGGTTGACCTAATTCCCAATGTTGTCCTTTCAGCAGGGTTTATGGCAGACCGTCATGGCAATATTTATACAGGCCCAAGTACAGAGGATTCACCTGCATTAATTGAGCCCGCTGCTTTCAGTGATGGCATTGTCATTGTACAAGTGAATGAGCTTGTTGATGACGTACAGGATCTTCCACGCGTTGATATTCCTGCATCTTGGGTTGATTTTGTCGTCGTCGCAGATAAGCCTTTTTATATCGAACCTTTGTTTACACGTGATCCCAAGCACATCAAACCTGTTCACGTTTTAATGGCCATGATGGCGATACGTGGCATTTATGAACGTCATCAAGTGCAATCACTCAATCATGGGATTGGCTTTAACACAGCAGCGATTGAATTAATTTTGCCAACTTATGGCGAATCATTAGGTTTAAAAGGCAAAATTTGCCGCAATTGGACTTTGAATCCACATCCAACTTTGATCCCTGCCATTGAAACGGGTTGGGTTGAAAGTGTGCATTGCTTTGGTACTGAACTGGGGATGGAAAAATACATCGCGGCGCGACCAGATATTTTTTTTACAGGTCGCGATGGTTCCTTACGTTCGAATCGCATGATGTGTCAGCTGGCAGGTCAATATGCGGTCGATCTGTTTATTGGTGCAACCTTACAAGTGGATGGGAGTGGTCATTCCTCAACCGTAACCAAGGGCCGTTTAGCGGGATTTGGTGGAGCCCCGAATATGGGACATGATCCACGTGGCCGCAGGCATGCAACACCTGCTTGGCTGGATATGCGGATCGAAAGTCAGAATGAAACTGACACTTATTTAGCTCGTGGGAAAAAATTAGTTGTACAAATGGTTGAAACTTTTCAGGAAGGTGGAAAACCAACATTTGTAGACAGACTTGATGCGGTGGATGTCGCAAAAAAAGCGGGGATGCCTTTGGCACCGATTATGATTTATGGCGATGATGTGACTCACCTTTTAACCGAGGAAGGAATTGCCTACCTCTATAAAGCGCGGAGCTTGGAAGAACGTCAGGCAATGATTGCTGCTGTGGCGGGTGTTACCGATATTGGCCTAAATCATGATCCGAAAAAAACAGAGCAATTACGCCAAGAAGGTTTGGTGGTTTTCCCTGAAGATTTAGGAATCCGCCGTACTGACGCAACGCGTGAATTATTAGCAGCCAAAAATATTGCGGATCTTGTAACGTGGTCGGATGGCCTTTATCAGCCTCCTGCAAAATTTAGGAGTTGGTAA
- a CDS encoding malonate decarboxylase subunit delta: METLTFEFTAGEIPKKSALVGCVGSGDLEILMEPNLLGQTTTIKVVTSVDGSQQRWKNLFERVFSFQRPPAVNIDIHDFGATPGVVRLRLEQALEEVTGD; the protein is encoded by the coding sequence ATGGAAACATTAACTTTTGAATTTACGGCAGGAGAGATTCCCAAAAAATCAGCCCTAGTTGGGTGTGTGGGATCTGGTGATCTTGAAATTCTGATGGAACCGAACCTATTAGGCCAAACCACAACAATCAAGGTGGTTACATCAGTCGACGGCAGTCAGCAACGCTGGAAAAATCTGTTTGAACGAGTTTTTTCATTTCAGCGCCCGCCCGCTGTCAACATCGATATTCATGATTTTGGTGCAACTCCAGGCGTAGTTCGTTTAAGACTGGAACAGGCGTTAGAGGAGGTGACAGGTGACTAA
- a CDS encoding biotin-independent malonate decarboxylase subunit beta, with protein MTNLKQLLNKQSFIELGARERAKSFLDAGSFRELLDPFARMMSPWLAKQNIVPQADDGVVVIKGTIQQHPVVIISIEGIFQGGSLGEVGGAKIAGALELAIEDNLNGIPTTAILLLETGGVRLQEANLGLAAIAEIQSAIVELRQYQPVIGVIAGSVGCFGGMSIAAGLCSYLIMTQEGRLGLNGPQVIEQEAGVQEYDAKDRPFIWSITGGAQRFASGLVDFYVEDDRQLIQQQIMQCISQGKPPVHRSSNAAFYLSKLQQVDTTTQILPTEVQALYQGKGA; from the coding sequence GTGACTAATCTCAAACAATTATTGAATAAACAGAGCTTTATTGAGCTTGGAGCACGCGAACGAGCGAAATCTTTTCTCGATGCTGGAAGCTTTCGTGAATTATTAGATCCATTTGCACGAATGATGTCACCTTGGTTAGCGAAACAAAATATTGTTCCTCAAGCGGATGATGGTGTGGTGGTGATTAAAGGGACAATTCAGCAACACCCTGTGGTCATCATTTCAATCGAAGGGATCTTCCAAGGGGGAAGTCTCGGTGAAGTGGGTGGTGCCAAGATTGCAGGTGCATTAGAACTGGCCATTGAAGACAACCTAAATGGTATCCCGACTACGGCCATTTTACTGCTGGAAACAGGTGGTGTCCGTTTGCAAGAGGCGAACTTGGGCTTAGCCGCGATTGCTGAAATTCAATCGGCCATTGTTGAACTGAGACAATATCAACCTGTTATTGGCGTGATTGCAGGAAGTGTGGGCTGTTTTGGAGGCATGTCAATTGCAGCTGGGCTATGCAGTTATTTGATTATGACGCAAGAAGGTCGTCTGGGCTTAAATGGGCCTCAAGTGATTGAACAGGAGGCAGGTGTCCAAGAATACGATGCCAAAGATCGTCCTTTTATCTGGAGTATCACTGGTGGAGCACAACGGTTTGCTAGTGGTCTGGTTGATTTTTATGTTGAAGATGATCGTCAACTGATTCAACAGCAAATTATGCAATGTATTTCACAAGGTAAACCCCCAGTTCATCGTAGCAGTAATGCAGCTTTTTATTTATCAAAGCTGCAACAGGTTGATACGACGACACAAATTTTACCTACTGAAGTTCAAGCATTATATCAAGGAAAAGGGGCTTAA
- the mdcH gene encoding malonate decarboxylase subunit epsilon translates to MSSIWVYPGQGSQKVNMLHDLPQHSLVREYLEQASDLLHQDVLLLDQKEALQSTYSVQLCLYMTGVICSVLLKEQGLKPDYVAGLSIGAWAAATAADVITFEDGLTLVAQRAELMQQAYPKGFGMMAILGSDSSKVEQWVSKIHEHCSDIFVANFNAPNQTVISGSDLAMQQVQTLATQSGAITKRLEVSVPSHCCLLEKQARQLASLAEDIQLNQPSIRYLSGTSARLLSTPEQIIDDLVFNMSRTIDWESTVQAAWERGVRLQIEALPGTTLTGLARKVFKEGTVLSFQNTRLENLVIEMQKQRNFA, encoded by the coding sequence ATGAGTTCAATCTGGGTCTATCCAGGACAAGGCTCTCAAAAAGTGAATATGTTGCATGATTTACCTCAACATTCGCTGGTGAGGGAATATTTAGAACAGGCATCGGATCTACTGCATCAAGATGTTCTATTGCTTGACCAAAAGGAAGCTTTGCAATCGACATATTCCGTTCAGCTCTGTTTGTATATGACTGGCGTGATTTGTTCGGTATTGCTGAAAGAACAAGGTCTCAAACCAGATTATGTTGCGGGTTTATCGATTGGTGCATGGGCAGCCGCTACAGCCGCAGATGTCATTACTTTTGAAGATGGCCTGACTTTGGTGGCACAGCGTGCTGAGTTGATGCAACAAGCCTATCCGAAAGGCTTTGGCATGATGGCAATTCTTGGCTCGGACTCATCTAAAGTTGAACAGTGGGTTTCAAAAATTCATGAACATTGTTCAGATATTTTTGTTGCCAATTTTAATGCACCAAACCAGACCGTGATCTCAGGTTCAGATCTTGCAATGCAGCAGGTTCAAACGCTTGCAACACAATCTGGGGCAATCACCAAAAGATTAGAGGTCAGTGTGCCATCACACTGCTGTTTATTGGAAAAACAAGCCAGACAATTGGCTAGTTTGGCGGAGGATATTCAGTTAAATCAACCTAGTATCAGATATTTAAGTGGAACATCAGCACGTTTGCTCAGCACACCTGAACAAATTATTGATGATCTTGTTTTTAATATGAGCCGAACCATCGATTGGGAAAGCACCGTTCAGGCGGCGTGGGAGCGAGGTGTTCGATTACAGATAGAAGCTTTGCCAGGTACCACACTGACAGGTTTGGCACGGAAAGTATTTAAAGAAGGAACGGTTTTATCTTTTCAAAATACCAGATTAGAAAATTTGGTTATTGAAATGCAAAAGCAACGTAATTTTGCATAA
- a CDS encoding malonate decarboxylase holo-ACP synthase, whose amino-acid sequence MWQAHDLLWGMTPHMLPKNVPDWAIKVLFEQKPVVVRRAVTKMHMVAVGIRGEQRNLRFATEMPVEAIVKKVSPESLITKDLALFPHLQYKLQAIHQTIQGFDLPWGYAGSVGYELATGLKTVTENSDVDVLIRTVQMLSKADAHSMLIALEHLGIKIDVQLQTPLGGVALKEWARTTGEVLLKRNDKAVLVKNPWCEKEKV is encoded by the coding sequence ATGTGGCAGGCCCACGATTTATTGTGGGGGATGACCCCACACATGTTACCTAAGAACGTACCAGATTGGGCCATTAAAGTGCTATTTGAACAAAAGCCTGTTGTAGTCAGACGGGCAGTTACTAAAATGCATATGGTTGCAGTGGGTATTCGAGGTGAACAACGGAATTTGCGCTTTGCCACTGAAATGCCTGTTGAGGCAATTGTTAAAAAAGTCAGTCCAGAAAGTTTGATTACAAAGGATTTGGCTTTATTCCCACATTTACAATACAAACTGCAAGCTATTCACCAAACCATACAGGGCTTTGATCTGCCATGGGGGTATGCCGGTAGCGTAGGCTATGAACTGGCAACAGGCTTGAAAACTGTGACGGAAAACAGTGATGTTGACGTATTGATTCGGACAGTGCAAATGCTCTCAAAAGCTGATGCACACAGCATGTTAATTGCGCTAGAACATTTAGGAATCAAGATTGATGTGCAATTGCAGACACCTTTAGGTGGTGTTGCATTAAAAGAATGGGCAAGGACGACAGGAGAGGTGTTGCTAAAACGGAATGACAAAGCAGTTTTAGTCAAAAATCCTTGGTGTGAAAAGGAAAAAGTATGA